A segment of the Methanothermococcus thermolithotrophicus DSM 2095 genome:
TGTAAATCTTATAGGAGATTTTGGTGTAAAAGATGCAAAGGTTATAGAGGAAATGTTGGGTAAGATAGGAGTTAGAGTCTTATGCTCATTTACAGGTAATGCATCTATTGACAAAATAAGGGTCATGCACAAAGCAAAGGTCAACATCGTACACTGCATGAAAAGTTCAATGAATTTAGCCAAAATGATGAGGGAAAAATATGGAATTCCCTATGTGACTGCAAATTTCTTTGGTATTGAAAGCTGTTCAACTGCGCTGAGACGAATAGGCATGGTTCTTGGGATAGATGAAGAGAAAATTGAAAAGGTTATAAGTGAAAATCTAGAACAAGTGAAACCAAAATTGGAGTTCTTTAAGGAGAAACTTGAAGGTAAGAAGGTCTTTATATGTCACGGTGCTCAGAGGGTTCTTCACTATATCAATCCTCTTAAAAATGACCTTGGAATGGAAATAGTAGGAATAGCCACTTACTTTGGAAATGAAGAAAATTACGAGAAAATACTTAAGAGGGTTCCAGAGGGGACCATCATAATTGACAATCCAAATACTCACGAGCTCGAAGAGATAATACTTGAATGTAAACCTGATATATTCGTATCCGACAATAAAACAAGGCAGCTCCTATACAAACTTGGAACTCCATTCATATACGGAAGGGGGATAAAAAGAAGTTATGTAGGATTTGATGGCTTTGTAAATTTTGCAGAGGAAGTTTATGGAACGGTTAACTCAAAGGTCTGGAAACTTATACGATAATTTAGTGAGCCATAAAACTGTAGATTGTGAAATGATTAATGTGATTAATGTCGGGAAAGGGTTATGAGGTGAAATTATTTCAATCGAAGTTATTAACGAAGAAAAAAGATCACTAACTGTGAATTCCCCAAAAATGGATCAGTTGTTGGGGGGAGTATTTGCAGCACTTGGCATATATAAAACCGTTCCACTTATTCATGGTTCCCAAGGATGTGCCAGCTATGTAAAGAGTATAATAACAAAACACTTTAAAGAACCTGTTGAAATTGCCACTACGGGTTTTTATGAAGTTTCGGCAATATATGGGGGCAGAGATAACCTGATCTATGGTATTAAAAATATTGTAAAAAACAAACAGCCGGATTTAGTAGTGGTGATGACAACAGGTTTAAGTGAGACTATTGGTGAGGACATACAAGGTGGATTAAAAAAAGCCACTGAGGACCTTAGCAAGTGTCACGGTAAATCTACAGGTACTGCAAGCACTTCTAATACGGCCAAGTTCTGTAAATACGATGAAACGAAACCATGCAACTGTTCAAATCAAAATCATAATGGACAGAGAGGCTGCGAACGTAGAAAATCACGTTGCGGTGAGACGCAGAAAAGATGTGAGGGTAAAAAATCAAAGTCTTCAGCCAACGTTGTTGCAGTAAGTACCCCATCTTATGTAGGCACCCACATAAATGGATATGACAGTACCCTAAAAGAAATTATCAAGGCACTTGTAATGGAAGAAAAAAATAAAACTGGCAGATGTGGAAAGGGCAGTAGTGGCAAATGCAACCCTTCAGGACGTTCAAATAAAATAAATATAATACCTGGAGTGGTGAATCCAGGTGATGTTAGAGAAATAAAACACATATGCAGGGAAATGAACATATGTTACACCCTGCTTACAGATATTACCTCACTTGACCGTCCATTGAGACGTCCAAAGGAAAAGTTTCCAGAATGTGAAACAACAGTTGATGCCATAAAAAGAGCTCCGAATTCAAAGGCCACAATATCATTTGGAATCGAAGGTATTAGTGGGGCAAAATATCTTGAAAACTTTGGGGTTACATCCTACAATCTAAAGTTCCCAATAGGAATTGAAAATACAGATAACTTTGTAAAGACATTATCTGAAATATCAGGTAAAGAAATTCCAGATTCCATATGGGACGAGAGAGGCTATGCAATAGATGCCATGGTAGATGCAAACGGTGTTTTGAGAAACAGAAAAGTTGCAATATTTGGTGATCCAGATAAAGTTATAGGTTTAACAGATTTTGCATTTGAAATGGGAATGAAAGTCATAGCTGTCCTTTCTCCTACTAAAACTCCATATTTCACCTCTGAAATGGAAAGAATATCAAGGGAGAATGATGTAAAAATCACCGTATTTGAAAATGGCGATTTATATCAGCTCCATAAGTTCATAAAGAAAAATCCTATCGACCTGATTATCGGGGATTATAGGGGAAGATATATAGCAAATGAAGAAGAAATACCTTTGCTTAGGGTTGGATTCCCAGTTATCGATAGGTACGGATACCATAGGAAACCTATGTTAGGATATAGTGGAGCATTGAGAATTGCAGAAGATGCTGCAAATCTCTTGGTAGGATCATCAGAAACCTATAAAACTTTACACATTTGAGCCATTTGAGCAAAATTTATTTTTGCGAATATCTTTTATTTTAAGATATTTTTACTTTTATTTTTTATTTTTTAACAACTATATATTGTATTTAACAATATAAAAAGGTTTTTAACCGTTTTTTGGGGAAAACGACTAATCTTTGTATTTTTCAGCTAAAATATGGAAAATAATATATACCAAAAAATATTAGTTAGCAATTATATTAAGTTAGTATCTGTATAAAATAGTAATTAATATTAATTAACATATTGTAAAAATGATGAATTTTGAAAAAATAAACGATATCGACAATAAAATACCCCAGTATCGAAAAGTTTATATAATATTATTATATATCATGTGATAGGAAAGAGATTTCCTTTATTATGTTATAAAGTAGGAAATATACTTCCGATTAAAATATGGGGGATA
Coding sequences within it:
- a CDS encoding nitrogenase component 1, translated to MPYKVLNCDKERPDRTMHCTVKSEDAVIPTCSKFTLPGDSSERSCAFHGCRVVICNQIKNVVHLVHSPMSCAYHSWDYRSQSYGYGFTTDLQESDIIFGGEEKLFEAILKAAEEFNPDAVFVYETCTPALIGNDIQSVAKKASEKLGIPVLAFNCAGFKGANQNAGHKIANEQLFQLIGTRECETTPYDVNLIGDFGVKDAKVIEEMLGKIGVRVLCSFTGNASIDKIRVMHKAKVNIVHCMKSSMNLAKMMREKYGIPYVTANFFGIESCSTALRRIGMVLGIDEEKIEKVISENLEQVKPKLEFFKEKLEGKKVFICHGAQRVLHYINPLKNDLGMEIVGIATYFGNEENYEKILKRVPEGTIIIDNPNTHELEEIILECKPDIFVSDNKTRQLLYKLGTPFIYGRGIKRSYVGFDGFVNFAEEVYGTVNSKVWKLIR
- a CDS encoding nitrogenase component 1 yields the protein MDQLLGGVFAALGIYKTVPLIHGSQGCASYVKSIITKHFKEPVEIATTGFYEVSAIYGGRDNLIYGIKNIVKNKQPDLVVVMTTGLSETIGEDIQGGLKKATEDLSKCHGKSTGTASTSNTAKFCKYDETKPCNCSNQNHNGQRGCERRKSRCGETQKRCEGKKSKSSANVVAVSTPSYVGTHINGYDSTLKEIIKALVMEEKNKTGRCGKGSSGKCNPSGRSNKINIIPGVVNPGDVREIKHICREMNICYTLLTDITSLDRPLRRPKEKFPECETTVDAIKRAPNSKATISFGIEGISGAKYLENFGVTSYNLKFPIGIENTDNFVKTLSEISGKEIPDSIWDERGYAIDAMVDANGVLRNRKVAIFGDPDKVIGLTDFAFEMGMKVIAVLSPTKTPYFTSEMERISRENDVKITVFENGDLYQLHKFIKKNPIDLIIGDYRGRYIANEEEIPLLRVGFPVIDRYGYHRKPMLGYSGALRIAEDAANLLVGSSETYKTLHI